The sequence below is a genomic window from Microbulbifer hydrolyticus.
CCCGTGGAGCGGGCCATTCCAACAATGAGAACAGCATGAATCGCTTCCCCCTCTGGAAATATCTCCTGATCCTGATCATTACCGGGTTGGGGCTGTTGTACGCAGCGCCGAATCTGTATCCCCCCGACCCCGCTGTACAGGTGTCCGGCCAGTCCAGCGCCCTGAAAATTGATCAAAATGTGCTCAGTGAAGTGCAAAAGGCACTGGACGACGCCGGTATCGCCTATTTTGGCGGTGAGGTGCAGGACAAGTCGGTGTTGATTCGTCTGAAGGCCATTGAAGAGCAGTTGCCGGCCAAGCGGGCTATCCAGGAGGCTCTTGGGCACAGTGACTATGTCGTGGCACTGAACCTCGCGCCCACGACACCGGAGTGGCTGCAGAGCATGGGGGCGAGCCCGATGAAGCTTGGCCTGGACCTCGCCGGCGGTGTGCACTTCCTGATGGAAGTGGATACAAACTCCATCGTGAAAACAAACATGGAAGGCTATGTCTCCGACGTGAAGTCCAAGCTGCGGGCCGCCAAGGCGCGCTATCGCGGTGTGGACCTCAAGGACGACCGTGAGATCGTTGCCAAATTCCGTGACGAGGAGCTTCGCAGCCTGGGTATGCGCACCCTGCGCAAAGAGTTTCCCACCCTGCAGCTCAATGAAGCGGGCAGTGGCAGCAATCTTGAGATTCGCGCGACCCTTGCCGAGCAGGAGATCAAGCAGCTGGAAGATTATGCGGTCACCCAGAACCTCACTACGCTGAGAAACCGGGTAAACGAGCTGGGGGTTGCGGAACCGATCGTGCAGCGCCAGGGGCGCAACCGTATTGTGGTCGAACTGCCGGGCGTCCAGGATACCGCTGAAGCAAAGCGTATTATCGGTAAAACGGCGAACCTTGAGTACCGCATGGAAGCCAAATCCGATGCGCTGGTGACCAGCAAAGAGTACTTCGAGTACCGGGATGAGCAGGAGCGCGCCGCTTACGGTGGTGCCTGGCTCGAGCGCAAGATCATCATCTCCGGTGAGCGCGTCACCGATGCCCGGGTCGGCTACGACGAGAGTGGTTTCCCCCAGGTGAATATCACCCTGGATTCCCGCGGCGGTGAAATGATGCACCGCGCGACCTGGAAGAATGTCGGGCGCCGCATGGGCACGCTGTTTGTAGAGAGTCGCTTCACTCCTGAAAAGCAGGTTGATGCCGAAGGGAACGAGGTAATTGTCCAGAAGCGTACCGATGACAAGAAGATCATCAGCCTTGCCACCGTGCAGAGCCCGCTCGGCCGGCAGTTCCGTACCACCGGGCTGGGTAGCCCCGCTGAGGCCCAGGAGCTGGCACTGCTGCTGCGCTCCGGCGCCCTGGCGGCACCCATGTATTTCGTGGAAGAGCGCGTAATTGGCCCGTCCCTCGGCGCGGACAATATCAAGGTCGGGGTTACCTCGGTTCAGATCGGCCTGCTCGCAGTGGTCATCTGTATGCTGGTTTTCTACCGGGTATTTGGCCTGGCTGCAAACATCGCACTGGCGGTCAACCTGATTCTGCTGGTAGCGGTGATGTCCATTCTCGGCGCAACCCTGACCCTGCCAGGTATTGCCGGTATGGTGCTGACCATCGGTATGGCGGTGGACGCCAACGTGCTGATTTTCTCGCGAATACGTGAGGAGCTGCGCAACGGGCTGCCGCCCCAGTCGGCGATCAACGCGGGTTTCGACAACGCTTACAGCGCGATCGTGGATGCAAATATCACTACCCTGATCGTGGCAGTAATCCTGTACGCGATTGGCTCCGGTCCGGTCCAGGGCTTTGCGGTGACACTGTCCATCGGCATTCTCACCTCCATGTTCAGTGCCATTATGGGTACGCGGGCATTGATCAACTTGTTCTACGGCGGCCGCCGTGTTCAGAAACTGTGGATTTAAGGGGACGGTGATGAGCAATACCAAAGAAGAAAACGGAAAAATCACCGAGTACATGGGCAAGCGCGTGTACGACTTCATGCGCTGGCGCAAACTGGCTGCCGCGGCATCCCTGATACTGGTGGTCGCTTCGATTGCGGCACTGGCCATCAATGGCCTGAAGCTGGGGCTGGACTTTACCGGCGGTACCCAGATTGAAGTGGGTTACCAGAATGCACCGAAAATTGAAGATGTTCGCAATCAGCTGACTGACGCCGGGTTCGAGGGCGCTGCTGTGGTGCGCTTTGGGTCCGATAGCGAAGTGTTGATCAAGCTGCCGCCGGAAGTCGCCGAAGAACAGACGCAGCAGAATGCGCGTGACGCCGAGGCGACCAATTCCATTGGTGACAAGGTGGTCGGTGTGCTACGTCAGCACAGCGACGGCCAGGTCGATCTGCGCCGGGTCGAAATGGTTGGTCCGCAGATTGGTGAAGAGCTGCGGGATGACGGCGGCCTCGGTATGCTGTTTGCGCTGGCCGTGGTGATGGCGTACGTGGCGTTGCGCTTCCAGTATAAATTTGCGGTTGGTGCCGTGGTGGCCCTGATCCACGACGTGATTATCGTGCTCGGCTTTTTCGCAATCTTGCGCCTGGACTTCGATCTCACCGTACTGGCGGCGGTGCTGGCGGTGATCGGTTACTCGATCAACGACACCATCGTGGTGTATGACCGGGTGCGGGAGAATTTCCGCAAGGTGCGTCAGGCGGATCCCGCCGAAGTGATCAACATTTCCATGAGTCAGACCCTGAGCCGGACGTTCATGACCTCGTTCACCACCTTGCTGGTGCTCTGGGCATTGCAGTTCTTTGGCGGCGAGCTGATCCACAACTTCTCGCTGGCGCTGATCGTCGGTGTGATCATCGGTACCTTCTCATCGGTGTACGTGGCAGCCAATATTCTGATGGCCATGAATACCACGAAAGAAGACCTGATGCCGCCTGTGAAAGAGGGTGCAGAACTGGATGAAATGCCCTGATTATAGGGACTCTGACAGGCATAAAAAAAGGCGGGTTCTACCCGCCTTTTTTGTGCCTTCAGGTCTCGCCTGAACGTGTAGCGCTCGTCTGCCCGCGTGGTGCCACAGCGGTTGGTGCCAAGTGGCTGGCGTCCCTGTGGGGGGCTGGATGCGACTTTTACGCGCGAGGCTTTTTCCCGAGGGTGATGTGCTTGGGGCCGGAAGTGTTGGTCTGGCCGCTGACGCCTTTAGGTACTTGCTCGATCTCTCCGCCATTGGCGAGGAAAGCCTGAATCTGGGCTTCGATTGCTTCGCGTGACTCGGTTGATACAGTTTCCTTCCCGCGTTTCGCGCTGGATGCTTTTTTAGCCACTATTCTGTCCACTTTTATGTATGAGCGGTACATATTACCGCAATTTGTGCAAAAAATCACCCGCCATCGAGTTCCTCTTTCAGGGGAGGGGGAAATCGACGGTTCCCGCGTCGCTATAGCGCTGGCGTGGGGTATTGCCAGAAACCAAAAAAGCCTGCAAATACAGGCTCTTAGGGCGAATTGACGGTGTTGCAAAGAGGGCGGTCTGGTCAAGTAAGGCCGCCGATGACAGGGGTTTCTCACCGTCTCCGAGGGGGATATGTTTCAGCTGACCAGTCGGTCCCGCCTAAGTTGCCGAGCCTGCTTCAGCCTGTGTCGAACCGTGCCTGCGCGCGGCGCCATGGATGCAACGTGTCCCGGGGCGGGTCTTGGCCTGTGCCGATCCGGTGTTACTGGCCAGGGCCTTTATTGCGCTTAACGCGCGCGTTGTTCTCGGTGAAATACTCCCCGAGGTATCGCGCGTAATTGATGCCCTCGGCACTGACAAAACTGCCACTGGCCTCCTCCCCGCCCGACCAGGTATGTCCCACGCCGTTTAGCCACAGCATGGAAACGCGTCCATCCTGCCACAGGGTTTCCGTTGCCGTGCGGCTACCTTCGCTGAGGGTATTGGTGTCGGGAAGCTGAGTTACGCCGTAAACCCCGGCCATCCCTTCGGCATTCTGGGTGTTGTAACAATCGTCCACGACGGTGTCGCTCGAACCGTGGGCGATGGAGGCGAGCTGGGTGTCGAAATGGCTCGCCTGGTCGCCAGCGTAACTTTTGCAGCGACTGGTGACATCGGCAATTTCACAGGAGCCAATAGCGCCACTGGCACTGGTGCCGATACTCGGGCCGGCACTGATGCCCATGCCGGCGAACACGTCGGGTGCGATACAGGCCGTGGTATTGGCGAACACCGCGCCGGACGACAGGCCGGCAATGTACACCTGGTCCGGGTCGATGTTGCGGTTGGCGTCGCCACTCATGGCGTTGGCCAGGTCAATCAGGTTTTTGTAGTCGCCGGAAGAGCGGGACTTGGCGCCCTGCCAGTAGGACCAGCAGCTGAAGCCTGCCTTGTTCATGGCATCCGGCACTGCGACCACCATGCCAAACTCTTCCGCAGCATCTTCCAGGTTGGCGGTCAAATAGGCATCGATGGACTGGGTGCAGCCGTGCAGAACCACCAGTAAGGATTGACCGCTACCGATGGGGGAGGTGCTGTCGGGTGTGTATACATGCACCTTGTTGAACCCGCCGATAGACTCATTCTGCTGCCAGCTGCCAGCTTGGGAGAGGCCGGCGCTCATGAAAATCGCCGCACCCAAGCTCGCGCCCAGGAGCTTGCGCTTTTGAGCCATGATCATGGTTTCCACCGTTATTTTTATCGAAAAGGCTGCAGCCTAGCGAGGAGGCTTTATCGTGGGTATGCGACCTAAGTATTAGGGGGGCGGCGGTAAAATTTCAGGTCAATGGGGCCCTTCAGCCTGCGGCGGGATCGTCGCCAGCAGACAGGTCTTGCTCTTCGGAGGCGGGCACCTGAAGAGGCCAGCCACCAAGGTCGCGCCAGCGATTGACGATACCGCAGAACAGCTCTGCGGTTTTCTCCGCGTCGTATTCCGCCGAGTGTGCGCTGCTGTTGTCGAACGTGATACCTGCGGTCTGGCAGGCCTTGGCGAGTACGGTCTGGCCGTAGGCCAGGCCCGCGAGCGTTGCGGTATCCATACAGGAAAAGGGGTGGAAGGGATTGCGCTTGAGTCCGCAGCGCTCCACCGCGGCATTGATAAAGCCGAGGTCGAAGTGGGCGTTGTGGGCCACCATGATTGCGCGTGTACAGCTGTGGGTTTTGATCGCGCTGCGGATCTTGCGGAACATTTCCGGGAGGGCGATTTCTTCGGGCCAGGCGTCGCGATCGGGAGACTCCAGGTCGACGCCGATAAAATCCAGCGCCGACTGCTCAATATTCGCACCCTCGAAGGGCTCGATATGAAAGCTGTGGGTCTCCTCCGCAAACAGGGTCCCGTCTTCATCCATATTCAGGATGACAGCGGACACCTCCAGCAGGGCGTCGGTACGGGCGTTGAAGCCGGCCGTTTCGAGGTCCAGTACCACGGGAAGAAAGCCGCGGAATCGCTGTGCCAAGAGACTTTTGGGGCCGGAGGGCTCTTCTGCTGGGGTCACGGAATATCCTGGTGTCTGCGTATCGGTCAATTAATTATCGGCGGTTAGCTGAGGCACTGCTTGTGCACACGGCACTCAGGCCAGGCGCCAGTTCAATGTTTCGCCTGCCGCAAGAGGGATCAGCGAGTCAGGCCCCATCTGCAGTCCGGAGGGGAGTGTCCAGGGTTCCCTCACCAGGGTGATGGTACCGGTGTTGCGGGGTAAACCGTAGAAGTCCGGACCAAACTCACTGGCGAAGCCCTCCAGGCGTTCCAACTTTCCTGCCTGCTCGAAGGCTTCCGCATAGAGTTCGATGGCGCTGAACGCGGTGTAGCAGCCGGCACAGCCGCACGCGGTTTCTTTCTTGCCCTGGGTGTGAGGTGCAGAATCCGTGCCGAGGAAAAACTTCGGACTGCCACTGGTCGCCGCCTCGATCAATGCCGACTGATGGTAACCGCGTTTTAGGATCGGCAGGCAGTAGAAGTGAGGGCGGATTCCACCCACCAGCATGTGATTGCGATTGTACAGCAGGTGGTGGGCAGTGATGGTTGCGGCGACACCGTCCCGCGCGTTGGCGACAAATTCCGCCGCATGCGCGGTAGTGATGTGCTCAAGCACGATCTTCAGGCTCGGGAAGTCACCGACTACGGGCCCCAGGATGTTCTCGATAAACACCCGCTCGCGGTCAAAGATATCAATATCGCTGGTGGTTACTTCCCCGTGCAGCAATAGCTTCATGCCGCAGGATTGCATGGCCTCCAGCGCGGGGTAGATATTGGTGATATCGGTAACACCGGAATCGGAGTTGGTCGTGGCGCCTGCCGGATACAGTTTGGCGGCGACCACGCCGGCCGCGTGGGCCTGCTGTACCACTTCGGGCGTGGTGTTGTCGGTCAGGTAAATCACCATCAGGGGGGTAAAGTCGCCATTCTCTGGCACTTCCGCCTCAATGCGCGCCTTGTAGGCGAGAGCGGCTTCGGCATTCACCACCGGTGGCACCAGGTTGGGCATGATGATGGCGCGCCGAAACTGCCTGGCGGCGTCGCCGACGGTGCGAGCAAGCGCTGCCCCGTCGCGTAAATGAATGTGCCAGTCGTCAGGTGCGCGCAGGGTAATTTGCTGCTTGGAGTCCACCGAATATCTCCTCCCGGATTGATCGCGGCGCCGATGCTACCCGAAGCGCCAATAAATTGCGAAAACTGCGGTGAGTGCCTCATTGTTCGCCGGATTGAATGTAAAGTAGACAGAGGCTGCTGTCTGCTTTTTGGGCAATTTTCCGACTCATTGTCTGGTGCTAGTCGTACGCGCTTCTAGGCGCTACAATCGCGCCCCGAAAAAAGCGGGCGATCCGCAATTCCTGGGCACAAATCCAAAATAACCCCCCCAGACCGAGACTTTTTACAGGTGCGCAGCCCCGCTACGGTGCTGGCGTCCCCGTATTGACGGCTTGCCCGAGCATACGGGCCCACTATACAGAGGATAGTAATGAGTAAGATCGATAAGGTGGTATTGGCGTATTCCGGTGGGCTCGATACTTCGGTGATCGTCCGCTGGCTCCAGGATACCTATGGTTGTGAGGTTGTTACCTTTACCGCCGATATCGGTCAGGGTGAGGAGGTGGAACCCGCGCGCGCCAAGGCGGAAGCCCTGGGTGTCAAAGAGATCTATATTGACGATCTGCGCGAAGAGTTCGTGCGCGACTTCGTGTTCCCGATGTTCCGCGCCAATACCATCTACGAAGGGGAGTACCTGCTGGGCACCTCCATCGCCCGTCCCCTGATTGCCAAGCGCCTGATCGAAATTGCCAACGAGACCGGCGCCGATGCCATCTCCCACGGCGCTACCGGTAAAGGTAACGACCAGGTGCGCTTTGAGCTGGGCGCCTATGCGCTGAAGCCCGGAATCCAGGTTATCGCGCCGTGGCGCGAGTGGGACCTGAATTCCCGCGAAAAGTTGATGGAGTACTGCGAGCAGCACAAGATCCCCGTGGACTTTTCCAACAAGAAGAAAAAGTCCCCTTACTCCATGGATGCCAACCTGCTGCACATCTCCTACGAGGGTGGCGTTCTTGAAGAGCCCTGGGCCGAGGCCGAAGAAGACATGTGGCGCTGGAGTGTCAGCCCAGAGGCCGCACCGGACAAACCCACCTACATCACCCTGCAGTATGAGAAAGGCGATCCGGTTGCCATCGATGGCGAGCGACTGAGCCCTGCGACCCTGCTGGAAAAACTCAACAAGCTGGGTGGTGCCAATGGTATCGGCCGCCTGGATATCGTAGAAAACCGCTATGTAGGCATGAAGTCCCGCGGCTGTTACGAAACGCCTGGTGGCACCATCCTGATGAAAGCGCACCGTGCGATCGAGTCCATCACCCTGGATCGCGAAGTGGCCCACCTGAAAGATGAGCTGATGCCGCGTTACGCAAAGCTCATTTACAACGGATACTGGTGGTCCCCGGAGCGTGAAATGCTGCAGGCGGCGATTGATCAGTCCCAATCTGTGGTAAACGGGGAAGTGCGCCTGAAGCTCTACAAAGGCAGCGTGTCCGCAGTGGGGCGTCGCTCTGAAGACAGCCTTTTTGATGAAAAAATCGCCACGTTTGAGGACGATGCCGGTGCCTACAATCAGAAGGACGCCGAAGGTTTCATCAAACTGAACGCCTTGCGTCTGCGGATTGCCGCGGGTAAAGGCCGAGACTTGATCTAAATCAGCCAGTAACGACGATAGAAGCGTTTAAATCGTCGTTTCTGTGCCCTCCCGGTCTAACGTGAAGGGTATAGCCGCTATTGTATTGGCGGGTTCTTCGCGCTTGACGGAAACGAATCTTAAAAAGCAACGGAAGTTACACAATGACGACAACGGTGGCAGAGGCCGGCAAGTTGCCGGACTATGACTACAACATCGTGCGCCAGTTCACCATCATGTCGGTGGTCTGGGGCATTGTTGGAATGGGCGTCGGCGTTCTGATCGCCGCACAGTTGGCCTGGCCGGCACTGAATGATCTCTGGCAGCCGTTTACGCATTTCGGGCGTCTGCGTCCACTGCATACCAATGCGGTGATTTTCGCTTTCGGCGGCAGTGTACTGTTCGCGACCTCCTATTATGTGGTCCAGCGCACCTGTCAGACGCGCCTGTGGGGTGGCTGGCTGATCCCGTTTACCTTCTGGGGCTGGCAGGTCGTCATCATTGCCGCGGCGATCACCCTGCCGCAGGGCCTTACCTCCAGTAAAGAGTACGCGGAGCTGGAGTGGCCGATTGATATCCTGATCGCGCTGGTCTGGATAGCCTACGCACTGGTGTTCTTTGGCACCATCGTCAAGCGCCGCACTTCGCACATTTATGTCGCCAACTGGTTCTTCGGCGCCTACATCATCACCATTGCGGTGCTGCATATCGTCAACAACCTGGCGATCCCGGTCAGTGCGTTCAAGTCCTACTCGGTGTACGCCGGGACCACGGATGCGATGATCCAGTGGTGGTATGGCCACAACGCGGTGGGCTTCTTCCTGACTGCGGCCTTCCTCGGCATCATGTACTACTTCGTGCCCAAGCAGGCAGGGCGTCCGGTGTATTCCTACCAGCTGTCCATCGTGCACTTCTGGGCACTGATCTCCATCTACGTCTGGGCCGGTGGCCACCACCTGCACTATTCCGCGCTGCCAGACTGGACCCAGAGCCTCGCGATGATCATGTCCATCATCCTGCTGGCGCCCTCCTGGGGCGGCATGATCAACGGCATCATGACCCTGTCCGGTGCCTGGCACAAACTGCGTACCGACCCGACCCTGCGCTTTCTGGTTGTGTCCCTGTCGTTCTACGGCATGTCCACCTTCGAAGGGCCGATGATGTCCATCAAGACGGTGAACGCGCTGTCGCACAACACCGACTGGACTGTGGGCCACGTGCATTCCGGTGCGCTGGGCTGGGTTGCGATGATCTCTATCGGCGCCCTCTACCACCTGGTGCCGGTTCTGTGGAACCGCAAGGAAATGTTCAGCGTGAAGCTGATCAATGCGCACTTCTGGCTGGCTACCATCGGCACGGTGCTGTACATCGCCTCCATGTGGGTGAATGGTATTACCCAGGGTCTCATGTGGCGCGCCTTTAACGCTGACGGCACTCTGACTTACAGCTTTGTGGAAAGTGTGATTGCCAGCCACCCGGGCTACGTTGTCCGCTGGATCGGTGGCGCTTTCTTCCTGATCGGTATGTTCCTGATGGCGTATAACGTGTTCCGCACTGTCACCGATGAGCCGACAGAGGGCGAAGTGCGCCACGACGAAAACCTGCCGATTGCGAAGAATGCTTAAGGGGAATCGATCGTGAAGAATCATGACATCGTAGAAAAGAACATCGGTTTGATGATCGTTCTGGTCGTTATCGCGATCAGCTTTGGCGCCCTGGTGGAAATCGTTCCCCAGTTTTTTGTCACGAACAATAAAGAGCCCATCGCCGGCCTCAAGCCGCTGGGCCCCGTCGAGCTGGAGGGGCGTGATATCTATATCCGTGAGGGCTGTCATGTGTGCCATACACAGATGGTGCGCCCACTGCGTGCGGAAGTAGAGCGTTACGGTCACTATTCCATGGCGCAGGAGCACGTTTACGAGCACCCGTTCCTGTGGGGCTCCAAGCGTACTGGCCCGGATCTGGCGCGTGTGGGCGGTCGTTACTCCGACGAGTGGCACCGGTCGCACCTTTACAATCCGCGAAACGTGGTGCCGGAATCCATCATGCCGTCATACCCCTGGCTGTTTGATAATGTGGTGAACGGTGAGCATACCGCGGCAAAAATGCGCGCAATGCGTGCCGTGGGTGTTCCCTATACCGACGAAGATATCGCTAACGCCAGCAAGCCGTTTATCGGTGGTCGTGTTACCGAGATTGATGCGCTGGTCGCTTATCTGCAGCAGCTGGGCACTCTTGTTCAGCAGAAACGTTAAGGGCAGGGCGCAGCTTGGATATCGACATTTTGCGGCAGATTGGCGTGGTGCTTGGCTCCATAGCCTTTCTGGCAATTTGCTGGTGGGCCTTCTCCCCCAAGCGCAAAAAGCGCTTCGAGGAAGACGCCAAATTGCCATTTGCCGACGAGCAAGAAACTTCTGACAAGGCCGCTCGTGAGAGCGAAACCAGTACCGGCGAAAAGGCCGGTGAGAAACAGGAACAGGGGCAGGACAAATGAGTACATTCTGGAGTGTTTGGGTAATTGTGCTCACCCTCGCCAATCTCGCATTGGTAACTTGGGTTCTTTTCGCCAACCGCAAAGTTGCGGTGGACGACCAGGAAGATCCGGAAAACCGCACTACCGGCCATATCTACGATGGCATTGAGGAGTACGACAACCCACTGCCCAAGTGGTGGTTCCTGTTGTTCGTACTGACACTGGTGTTTTCCGCCATTTATCTGGTGATTTACCCGGGCATGGGTAACTTCAAGGGCGTCGGTGGTTGGACGTCTGTTGGTGCATTGAAGGCCGACCAGGCCAAGGCGCAGGCGGAGTTCAAGGAAACCTTCGGGCAGTACGTGGACATGCCGATCCAGAATATTGCCGAGAGCCGCGAAGCGCTGAAAATGGGCGCGCGGATTTTCGCCAACAACTGCGCGGTGTGTCACGGTGCCGATGGCGGCGGCAACTACGGTTTCCCGAACCTGACCGACAGCGATTGGTTGTATGGCGGCACGCCGGAAAAAATCCTGGAAACGCTGCACAACGGCCGTCAGGGGTTGATGCCACCGCAAGGGCCGGTCATCGGAGAAGAAGGTGTTCGCAACACCGCGGAGTACGTTCTGAGTCTGAATGGGCTGGAGCACGATGCGGCGATGGCGGCCGAGGGGCAGAAAGTTTTCGGTACCGTTTGTATGGCGTGTCACGGAATGGATGCCAAGGGCAACCAGGCGCTGGGTGCGCCTAACCTTACCGACAACATCTGGCTCTACGGTGGAAACCGCGAGGAGATCCAGCACACCATCCGCGGTGGTCGTAGCAATAATATGCCGTCGCAGAAAGACAAACTGCGCGAAGACAAGATCCGTCTTGTCGCCGCCTATGTCTACAGTCTGTCTCGTCAGGAAGACGTGCAGCAATAATCGGGATTAGCGCAAGACTGATTGCGCTGATTCAGGAAATGGGTGGCGGTCTCGTGCCGCCACCCAGATCGCCGGGAAGGGCACCGCAGGGAAGAATAACAAGCCTCATTGCATGGTCACTGCAGTTACCGTCCCGAGCACGTTTTCGGGTAAGTGAGGTTTTGTGAGCGATAGAATTCCAACCCGTGAAGAGCAGGAAGGTGATGGCGAAGTTCGCTATCGCATGCTCTACGAGTCTGAAGACAAGGTTTATATCCGCCATATTCGGGGTGTCTATACCCGGATCCGGAAGTACACCGGCCTGCCGTTGTTGCTGGCATTTTTCTTTATCCCCTGGCTGAATATCGATGGCCACCAGGCGGTGCACTTCGACCTGCCCGCGCGCCAGTTTCATATCTTCTGGACAACCTTCGGTCCCCAGGATGGCTTTCTGCTTGCCTGGCTCCTGATCATAGCCGCGTTTGCGCTGTTTGCGATCACCACCTGGCTTGGGCGTGTCTGGTGTGGTTTCACCTGCCCGCAAACCGTCTGGACCCTGATGTTTATCTGGGCCGAGCGGGTATGCGAGGGCGACCGCAGCAAGCGTATGAAGCTCGACGCCGCGCCCTGGAGCGTTGAGAAAGTCGTGCGCAAAGGTGGTACCCACGCCATCTGGCTGATTATTTCCCTCGCAACCGCACTGGCGTTTGTTGGCTATTTTTACGGCATCCGCGACCTGGTGCTGGATCTTGCCACCTTTAGCGCGCACCCTCAGGGGGCTTTCTGGGTGGCATTTTTCACCTTTGCGACCTACATGAACGCTGGCTTCCTGCGCGAGCAGGTATGCAAGTACATGTGTCCATACGCGCGCTTCCAGTCGGTGATGTACGACAAGGACACCCTTGCGGTGTACTACGATGCGCGGCGGGGCGAGGCGCGTGGTCCACGCAAGAAAAATGTCGATTACAAGTCCCAGGGCATGGGTGACTGCATTGACTGTTACTGGTGTGTCCAGGTCTGCCCAGTGGATATCGATATCCGCGATGGCATGCAGTACGAGTGCATCAACTGCGGGCTGTGTGTGGACGCCTGCAACAGTGTGATGGACAAGATGGAGTACCCCCGCGGGCTGATTCGTTTTACGTCCGAGGACGAG
It includes:
- the ccoO gene encoding cytochrome-c oxidase, cbb3-type subunit II is translated as MKNHDIVEKNIGLMIVLVVIAISFGALVEIVPQFFVTNNKEPIAGLKPLGPVELEGRDIYIREGCHVCHTQMVRPLRAEVERYGHYSMAQEHVYEHPFLWGSKRTGPDLARVGGRYSDEWHRSHLYNPRNVVPESIMPSYPWLFDNVVNGEHTAAKMRAMRAVGVPYTDEDIANASKPFIGGRVTEIDALVAYLQQLGTLVQQKR
- a CDS encoding cbb3-type cytochrome oxidase subunit 3, coding for MDIDILRQIGVVLGSIAFLAICWWAFSPKRKKRFEEDAKLPFADEQETSDKAARESETSTGEKAGEKQEQGQDK
- the ccoP gene encoding cytochrome-c oxidase, cbb3-type subunit III — encoded protein: MSTFWSVWVIVLTLANLALVTWVLFANRKVAVDDQEDPENRTTGHIYDGIEEYDNPLPKWWFLLFVLTLVFSAIYLVIYPGMGNFKGVGGWTSVGALKADQAKAQAEFKETFGQYVDMPIQNIAESREALKMGARIFANNCAVCHGADGGGNYGFPNLTDSDWLYGGTPEKILETLHNGRQGLMPPQGPVIGEEGVRNTAEYVLSLNGLEHDAAMAAEGQKVFGTVCMACHGMDAKGNQALGAPNLTDNIWLYGGNREEIQHTIRGGRSNNMPSQKDKLREDKIRLVAAYVYSLSRQEDVQQ
- the ccoG gene encoding cytochrome c oxidase accessory protein CcoG, which translates into the protein MSDRIPTREEQEGDGEVRYRMLYESEDKVYIRHIRGVYTRIRKYTGLPLLLAFFFIPWLNIDGHQAVHFDLPARQFHIFWTTFGPQDGFLLAWLLIIAAFALFAITTWLGRVWCGFTCPQTVWTLMFIWAERVCEGDRSKRMKLDAAPWSVEKVVRKGGTHAIWLIISLATALAFVGYFYGIRDLVLDLATFSAHPQGAFWVAFFTFATYMNAGFLREQVCKYMCPYARFQSVMYDKDTLAVYYDARRGEARGPRKKNVDYKSQGMGDCIDCYWCVQVCPVDIDIRDGMQYECINCGLCVDACNSVMDKMEYPRGLIRFTSEDELETGKTQFARPRLFGYAAVLLLMFGLFTQQVLTRSPVQVEVQRDRGARMYRLSQGLVQNVYTVKINNMDQKPHQFSIAIEGNPDYDYSLRMQRGIQLSPGEIYSVPIRVSVPKAQLKDYKHDIEIVIRAKDAPELEDRHKTVFIGPK